The following are from one region of the Georgenia sp. M64 genome:
- a CDS encoding glucose 1-dehydrogenase: MSTFDSKVAIVTGAGSGLGAAIAEELAAGGARVVASDINLAAAEATVARIAEAGGTATAVAQDTAVAADSEKVVRTALETYGRLDLAVNNAGIGGKAAPTGEIDLEDWARVIDINLNGVLYGLRHQIPAMLASGGGSIVNMASVHGSVAAPGNTAYTTAKHGVVGMTRNAAVEYGTQNVRINAVGPGYIATPLLENLPAEHREALAAKHALGRLGRAEEVAHLVAFLLSDDASFLTGGYYLADGGYTAS, from the coding sequence ATGTCTACGTTCGACAGCAAGGTCGCAATCGTCACCGGCGCAGGCTCCGGCCTCGGCGCCGCCATCGCCGAGGAGCTCGCCGCCGGCGGGGCTCGGGTGGTCGCCTCCGACATCAACCTGGCGGCGGCCGAGGCCACCGTCGCGCGCATCGCCGAGGCCGGCGGGACGGCCACCGCGGTCGCGCAGGACACGGCCGTCGCCGCCGACTCCGAGAAGGTCGTACGGACCGCGCTCGAGACCTACGGGCGCCTCGACCTGGCGGTGAACAACGCCGGCATCGGCGGCAAGGCTGCACCGACCGGGGAGATCGACCTCGAGGACTGGGCCCGGGTGATCGACATCAACCTCAACGGCGTCCTGTACGGGCTGCGGCACCAGATCCCGGCCATGCTCGCCTCGGGCGGCGGCTCGATCGTCAACATGGCCTCGGTCCACGGCTCGGTCGCCGCACCCGGCAACACCGCCTACACCACCGCCAAGCACGGCGTCGTGGGGATGACCCGCAACGCCGCGGTCGAGTACGGGACCCAGAACGTGCGCATCAACGCCGTCGGCCCCGGCTACATCGCGACCCCCCTGCTCGAGAACCTCCCGGCCGAGCACCGCGAGGCCCTCGCCGCCAAGCACGCGCTCGGCCGCCTCGGCCGCGCCGAGGAGGTCGCCCACCTGGTCGCCTTCCTGCTCAGCGACGACGCGTCGTTCCTCACCGGCGGCTACTACCTCGCCGACGGCGGCTACACCGCGAGCTGA
- a CDS encoding DedA family protein, producing the protein MTFLPLSSAAASDAPLEGVAAWAVSVMESLGGLGAALLIGLENLFPPLPSEIILPLAGFTASQGTLGLVEVIIWCTAGSVVGAWVLYGIGALLGRTRTRALMSWLPLVKIEDVDRTEAWFDRHGRGTVFLGRMIPIFRSLISIPAGVTRMPLPLFTALTLTGSLIWNTVLILAGYWLGEQWHVVETYVGTFSRIVIVAVLAALAWFVVSRVRTMRIERRAGREAGRETGRELGDDAA; encoded by the coding sequence GTGACCTTCCTGCCGCTGAGCTCCGCTGCCGCCTCCGACGCCCCCCTCGAGGGCGTCGCCGCCTGGGCGGTCAGCGTCATGGAGAGCCTCGGCGGCCTCGGCGCCGCGCTGCTCATCGGGCTGGAGAACCTCTTCCCCCCGCTGCCGAGCGAGATCATCCTGCCCCTGGCCGGGTTCACCGCGTCGCAGGGCACCCTCGGCCTGGTCGAGGTGATCATCTGGTGCACCGCCGGCTCCGTCGTCGGCGCCTGGGTCCTCTACGGCATCGGCGCCCTGCTGGGCCGGACCCGGACGCGGGCGCTCATGAGCTGGCTGCCGCTGGTCAAGATCGAGGACGTCGACCGCACGGAGGCGTGGTTCGACCGCCACGGTCGCGGGACGGTCTTCCTCGGGCGCATGATCCCGATCTTCCGCTCGCTCATCTCCATCCCGGCCGGCGTCACCCGCATGCCGTTGCCGCTGTTCACGGCGCTGACCCTGACCGGCTCGCTCATCTGGAACACCGTGCTCATCCTCGCCGGCTACTGGCTCGGCGAGCAGTGGCACGTGGTCGAGACCTACGTCGGCACGTTCTCCCGCATCGTCATCGTCGCCGTGCTGGCCGCTTTGGCGTGGTTCGTGGTCTCCCGCGTGCGGACGATGCGCATCGAGCGCCGCGCCGGGCGCGAGGCCGGTCGCGAGACCGGGCGCGAGCTGGGCGACGACGCCGCCTGA
- a CDS encoding Na+/H+ antiporter NhaC family protein, whose protein sequence is MTDTVLGLPFLPVVPPLLAIAMVMLTRKVLLSLGVGIVTAALVVADLDVAGALRLVAESFAGIFWADGGVNTWNVYIIAFLLILGVLAAFILMSGGSRAFGRWAMARVSTRRGSQLLAAALGIVIFIDDYFNALAVGQVAKPVTDRNRVSRAKLAYIIDSTSAPVCVVAPFSSWGASIIGIIAPILLAAGISEVTAFQAFVAMMPMNYYVWAALAMVLAVAVLRVDVGPMRREEVRALAAGRPFDPTKTIPGELSADLPVHRPGSISAMVVPFVALVAGVVGAIVWTGHSQSGSWDLIEIFASTLVTESLVIGGLLGLGAALVYYVKDTRSNERFGSGTFRDGWVQGVRSMLPAVYILVLAWMTVSLIEQLGTGEYLAGLVSDAGLEPRFLIPTMFVVASLMAFATGTSWGSFGILLPIAGQIMTEVGSAELLLPALAAVLGGAVVGDHVSPISDTTILSSTGAGANLMDHVLTQLPYAAAAAAAALVGYVVLAVSGSTWLGLLTTLAGVAVLVAAARAGRPPVEEHPEVVESVRVAA, encoded by the coding sequence ATGACCGACACCGTCCTCGGACTGCCGTTCCTGCCGGTGGTGCCACCGCTGCTGGCCATCGCCATGGTGATGCTCACCCGCAAGGTGCTGCTGAGCCTCGGCGTCGGGATCGTCACGGCGGCGCTGGTGGTCGCCGACCTCGACGTGGCCGGCGCGCTCCGCCTGGTGGCGGAGTCGTTCGCCGGCATCTTCTGGGCGGACGGCGGCGTCAACACCTGGAACGTCTACATCATCGCGTTCCTGCTGATCCTCGGCGTGCTCGCCGCGTTCATCCTGATGTCCGGCGGCAGCCGCGCGTTCGGGCGCTGGGCGATGGCCCGCGTCTCCACCCGCCGCGGCTCGCAGCTGCTGGCGGCCGCTCTCGGCATCGTGATCTTCATCGACGACTACTTCAACGCCCTCGCCGTCGGTCAGGTGGCCAAGCCGGTGACCGACCGCAACCGCGTGTCCCGGGCGAAGCTGGCCTACATCATCGACTCGACGTCGGCGCCCGTGTGCGTGGTGGCCCCGTTCTCCAGCTGGGGCGCGAGCATCATCGGGATCATCGCGCCGATCCTGCTGGCCGCGGGCATCAGCGAGGTCACGGCGTTCCAGGCGTTCGTGGCGATGATGCCGATGAACTACTACGTCTGGGCGGCCCTCGCCATGGTCCTCGCCGTCGCGGTGCTGCGGGTCGACGTCGGACCCATGCGACGCGAGGAGGTCCGCGCCCTCGCCGCGGGCCGGCCGTTCGACCCCACCAAGACGATCCCGGGCGAGCTCTCCGCGGACCTGCCCGTCCACCGGCCGGGCTCGATCAGCGCCATGGTGGTGCCGTTCGTCGCCCTGGTGGCAGGCGTCGTCGGCGCGATCGTGTGGACCGGGCACAGCCAGTCCGGCTCGTGGGACCTGATCGAGATCTTCGCGAGCACGCTCGTGACCGAGTCGCTGGTGATCGGCGGCCTGCTGGGGCTCGGCGCGGCGCTGGTGTACTACGTCAAGGACACGCGGAGCAACGAGCGGTTCGGCTCCGGCACGTTCCGGGACGGCTGGGTCCAGGGCGTGCGCTCCATGCTCCCGGCCGTCTACATCCTCGTGCTGGCGTGGATGACCGTGTCCCTCATCGAGCAGCTGGGGACCGGCGAGTACCTCGCCGGCCTGGTGTCCGACGCCGGGCTCGAGCCGCGGTTCCTCATCCCGACGATGTTCGTCGTCGCCTCCCTCATGGCGTTCGCGACGGGCACCTCGTGGGGCTCCTTCGGCATCCTCCTGCCGATCGCCGGGCAGATCATGACCGAGGTGGGCAGCGCCGAGCTGCTCCTGCCGGCGCTCGCGGCGGTGCTGGGCGGCGCCGTCGTCGGCGACCACGTCTCCCCGATCTCGGACACCACGATCCTGTCCTCGACCGGCGCGGGCGCCAACCTCATGGACCACGTGCTGACCCAGCTGCCCTACGCCGCGGCCGCGGCAGCGGCGGCACTGGTGGGCTACGTCGTGCTGGCGGTGAGCGGCAGCACGTGGCTCGGCCTGCTCACGACCCTGGCCGGGGTGGCCGTGCTGGTGGCCGCCGCCCGGGCGGGGCGGCCGCCGGTGGAGGAGCACCCCGAGGTCGTGGAGAGCGTACGGGTCGCGGCCTGA
- a CDS encoding Ppx/GppA phosphatase family protein, whose protein sequence is MRLGVLDIGSNTVHLLIVDAEPDARPAPAVDERTTVRLMRYLDDGEITSEGVEALGDAVARATKAARKHGAEEMMGIATSAIREATNGAEVLAHLEEIAGVPLRVLSGQQEAELTFLAARRWHGWAAGRLLVLDIGGGSLEIAMGIDEKPEFAASVPLGAGRLTKEFLRSDPPEPDEIDDLRSHIKKTLAPLVKELGKLPSPDRVVATSKTFRSLARLAGQRFAVVGAQERRRMQLADLKDWTPRLAKIPAEQRMELPGITPERTYQIVAGGLVAQRAMKDLGIEELEICPWALREGVLLRRLDHMG, encoded by the coding sequence ATGCGACTGGGCGTCCTGGACATCGGCTCGAACACCGTGCACCTGCTCATCGTCGACGCCGAGCCGGACGCACGGCCGGCGCCCGCCGTCGACGAGCGCACCACGGTGCGTCTCATGCGCTACCTCGACGACGGCGAGATCACCAGCGAGGGGGTGGAGGCGCTCGGTGACGCCGTCGCGAGGGCCACCAAGGCCGCCCGCAAGCACGGCGCCGAGGAGATGATGGGCATCGCGACCTCGGCCATCCGTGAGGCGACGAACGGTGCGGAGGTGCTCGCCCACCTCGAGGAGATCGCCGGCGTGCCGCTGCGCGTGCTCTCGGGGCAGCAGGAGGCGGAGCTGACGTTCCTCGCCGCCCGGCGCTGGCACGGCTGGGCCGCCGGGCGCCTCCTCGTCCTCGACATCGGTGGCGGCTCGCTCGAGATCGCCATGGGCATCGACGAGAAGCCCGAGTTCGCGGCGTCGGTGCCGCTCGGCGCGGGCCGGCTGACGAAGGAGTTCCTGCGCTCCGACCCGCCCGAGCCCGACGAGATCGACGACCTGAGGTCCCACATCAAGAAGACCCTCGCCCCGCTGGTGAAGGAGCTGGGGAAGCTGCCCTCGCCCGACCGGGTGGTCGCGACCTCCAAGACGTTCCGCTCGCTCGCGCGGCTGGCCGGCCAGCGGTTCGCCGTCGTCGGGGCGCAGGAGCGCCGGCGCATGCAGCTCGCCGACCTCAAGGACTGGACCCCGCGCCTGGCGAAGATCCCCGCCGAGCAGCGCATGGAGCTGCCCGGGATCACCCCCGAGCGGACCTACCAGATCGTCGCGGGCGGGCTCGTGGCCCAGCGGGCGATGAAGGACCTCGGGATCGAGGAGCTCGAGATCTGCCCGTGGGCGCTGCGCGAGGGGGTCCTGCTGCGGCGCCTGGACCACATGGGCTGA
- a CDS encoding metal-sensitive transcriptional regulator, whose translation MAGYSGTKDQYAKRLRRIEGQVRGIARMVDEDVYCIDVLTQISAVTKALQAVGIGLVEDHLNHCVVDAAKASDEEGREKVTEAAEAIARLVRS comes from the coding sequence ATGGCCGGCTACAGCGGGACGAAGGACCAGTACGCCAAGCGGTTGCGCCGCATCGAGGGCCAGGTGCGCGGTATCGCGCGCATGGTCGACGAGGACGTGTACTGCATCGACGTGCTGACCCAGATCTCTGCGGTCACCAAGGCCCTCCAGGCGGTCGGCATCGGGCTGGTCGAGGACCACCTCAACCACTGCGTCGTCGACGCCGCCAAGGCCTCGGACGAGGAGGGCCGGGAGAAGGTCACCGAGGCCGCAGAGGCCATCGCCCGTCTCGTCCGGTCCTGA
- a CDS encoding cation transporter, which produces MSTTEIERTTVIDVEGMTCGHCVHAVTTELSGLEGVRSVSVDLNAGGVSPVTVVSGSTIDDDALRAAVDEAGYAVTAVRRDA; this is translated from the coding sequence ATGAGCACCACCGAGATCGAGCGCACCACCGTCATCGACGTCGAGGGCATGACCTGCGGGCACTGCGTCCACGCCGTCACCACCGAGCTCTCGGGCCTCGAGGGCGTCCGGAGCGTCTCCGTCGACCTCAACGCCGGCGGCGTCTCCCCGGTGACGGTCGTCTCCGGCTCCACCATCGACGACGACGCTCTCCGCGCCGCCGTGGACGAGGCCGGCTACGCCGTCACCGCCGTCCGCCGCGACGCCTGA
- a CDS encoding heavy metal translocating P-type ATPase yields MTTATERTPLPIEPIGEVDLTVEGMTCSSCVSRVEKRLNKVPGVRATVNLATETAHVSLASDVPDTDLVAAVEAAGYTASVTRRKVATAPVAPTGAAEAATAAAPTFLRELDLAVEGMTCSSCVARVEKKLNKLPGASATVNLATETAHVTLAEDVPEADLLAAISAAGYSGRVTKVRGGTPEATTTGPAAAPGADVPVAPGSDATTVPTAAPTADEAADTSSPAERRAADLLRRLRVSAVLTVPVAALSMVPALQFPGWQWVVLALALPVVTWGAWPFHLAAFRAGRHGSSTMDTLVSLGVIAATLWSLWAITLGGAGEIGMRMQFQLFPAADAPRSHMPELYLEVAAVVTTFLLAGRYAESRSRRSAGDALRALLSLGAKDVARVRLDAAGNRTETRVPVEALVTGDLFAVRPGEKVATDGVVVEGTSALDTSLLTGEPVPVDVGPGDAVTGATVNTSGSLLVRATRVGDETTLAQIARLVTQAQAGKAPVQRLADRISAVFVPIVITLAVATFVTWLALGNPLQSAFTAAVAVLIIACPCALGLATPTALLVGTGRAAQLGIVIKGPEILESTRRVDTMVLDKTGTVTEGRMRLADVLAPAAADGSGYTDGTRADVLRLAGSVEAGSEHPIARAVADAAQEAARTAGTTLPQARDFSNHAGRGVSATVDDGGTARDVLVGRPSWLAGQGVAGTGPDDDVTRAHAHAETDGATAVVVAWEGRARGVLVLRDEVKATSAQAVAQIKELGITPYLLTGDNRAAAERVAGEVGIAPEHVIAEVLPEDKLDVVRSLQDRGRVVGVVGDGVNDAAALAQAGRQGLGLAMGTGTDAAIEASDITLVRGDLRSAPTAIRISRKTLRIIKQNLFWAFAYNVAAIPLAASGLLNPMIAGAAMAASSVIVVTNSLRLRRAG; encoded by the coding sequence ATGACCACCGCCACCGAGCGCACCCCGCTGCCGATCGAGCCGATCGGCGAGGTCGACCTGACCGTCGAGGGCATGACCTGCTCCTCGTGCGTCAGCCGCGTCGAGAAGCGCCTCAACAAGGTCCCGGGCGTCCGGGCGACCGTCAACCTCGCCACCGAGACCGCCCACGTGAGCCTCGCGTCGGACGTCCCCGACACCGATCTCGTTGCCGCCGTCGAGGCCGCCGGATACACGGCGTCCGTGACCCGCCGGAAGGTGGCGACCGCACCCGTGGCACCAACCGGCGCAGCCGAGGCGGCCACCGCCGCGGCCCCGACGTTCCTGCGCGAGCTGGACCTCGCCGTCGAGGGCATGACGTGCTCCTCCTGCGTCGCGCGGGTGGAGAAGAAGCTCAACAAGCTCCCCGGCGCGAGCGCGACGGTCAACCTCGCCACCGAGACGGCACACGTCACCCTCGCCGAGGACGTCCCCGAGGCGGACCTGCTCGCAGCCATCTCCGCGGCCGGCTACTCCGGGCGGGTCACCAAGGTCCGTGGCGGGACGCCCGAGGCGACCACCACCGGCCCGGCCGCGGCACCCGGCGCGGACGTGCCGGTCGCCCCGGGGAGCGACGCCACCACCGTCCCCACCGCCGCGCCCACCGCCGACGAGGCCGCCGACACCTCCTCCCCCGCCGAGCGGCGTGCGGCGGACCTGCTGCGCCGCCTGCGCGTCTCCGCCGTCCTGACCGTCCCGGTCGCGGCGCTGTCGATGGTCCCGGCCCTGCAGTTCCCCGGGTGGCAGTGGGTCGTCCTGGCCCTGGCCCTGCCCGTGGTCACGTGGGGCGCGTGGCCCTTCCACCTCGCCGCGTTCCGCGCCGGCCGCCACGGCTCCTCGACGATGGACACCCTCGTCTCGCTCGGCGTCATCGCCGCGACCCTGTGGTCGCTGTGGGCGATCACGCTCGGCGGCGCCGGCGAGATCGGCATGCGGATGCAGTTCCAGCTCTTCCCCGCCGCCGACGCCCCCCGGTCCCACATGCCCGAGCTCTACCTCGAGGTCGCGGCCGTCGTCACGACGTTCCTCCTCGCGGGCCGCTACGCCGAGTCCCGCTCGCGCCGCAGCGCCGGGGACGCCCTGCGCGCCCTGCTCTCCCTCGGTGCGAAGGACGTCGCCAGGGTGCGCCTCGACGCCGCGGGCAACCGCACCGAGACCCGCGTGCCCGTCGAGGCCCTCGTGACCGGCGACCTCTTCGCGGTGCGGCCCGGTGAGAAGGTCGCCACCGACGGCGTCGTCGTCGAGGGCACCTCGGCCCTGGACACCTCCCTGCTGACCGGCGAGCCGGTGCCCGTCGACGTCGGCCCCGGCGACGCCGTCACCGGCGCCACCGTCAACACCTCCGGCAGCCTGCTCGTGCGCGCCACCCGGGTCGGCGACGAGACGACGCTGGCCCAGATCGCCCGGCTCGTCACCCAGGCGCAGGCCGGCAAGGCCCCCGTCCAGCGCCTCGCGGACCGGATCTCGGCCGTCTTCGTCCCGATCGTCATCACGCTCGCCGTGGCGACCTTCGTGACATGGCTGGCGCTGGGCAACCCCCTGCAGTCGGCGTTCACCGCCGCCGTCGCCGTCCTCATCATCGCCTGCCCGTGCGCGCTCGGCCTGGCCACGCCGACCGCCCTGCTCGTGGGCACCGGCCGCGCCGCCCAGCTCGGCATCGTCATCAAGGGCCCCGAGATCCTCGAGTCCACCCGCCGGGTGGACACGATGGTCCTGGACAAGACCGGGACCGTGACCGAGGGACGCATGCGCCTGGCCGACGTCCTCGCCCCCGCGGCGGCGGACGGCTCGGGCTACACCGACGGCACCCGCGCCGACGTCCTGCGCCTGGCCGGGTCGGTCGAGGCCGGCAGCGAGCACCCCATCGCCCGCGCCGTCGCGGACGCCGCCCAGGAGGCGGCCCGGACAGCCGGCACCACCCTGCCGCAGGCCCGGGACTTCTCCAACCACGCCGGGCGCGGGGTCTCGGCCACGGTGGACGACGGCGGCACCGCCCGCGACGTCCTCGTCGGCCGTCCCTCCTGGCTGGCCGGGCAGGGCGTCGCGGGCACCGGCCCGGACGACGACGTCACCCGTGCCCACGCCCACGCCGAGACCGACGGCGCGACCGCCGTCGTCGTCGCCTGGGAGGGCCGGGCCCGTGGCGTCCTCGTCCTGCGCGACGAGGTCAAGGCCACCTCGGCGCAGGCCGTCGCCCAGATCAAGGAGCTGGGCATCACCCCCTACCTCCTCACCGGCGACAACCGCGCCGCGGCCGAGCGGGTGGCCGGCGAGGTCGGGATCGCGCCCGAGCACGTCATCGCCGAGGTCCTCCCCGAGGACAAGCTCGACGTCGTGCGGTCGCTGCAGGACCGCGGCCGTGTCGTCGGGGTGGTCGGCGACGGCGTCAACGACGCCGCCGCTCTCGCCCAGGCGGGCCGGCAGGGCCTGGGCCTGGCCATGGGCACCGGCACCGACGCGGCGATCGAGGCCTCGGACATCACACTCGTGCGCGGCGACCTGCGCTCGGCCCCCACGGCGATCCGCATCTCCCGCAAGACCCTGCGGATCATCAAGCAGAACCTGTTCTGGGCGTTCGCGTACAACGTCGCGGCGATCCCGCTGGCGGCGTCCGGCCTGCTCAACCCGATGATCGCCGGGGCCGCGATGGCGGCGAGCTCGGTCATCGTCGTGACGAACTCGCTGCGGCTGCGCCGCGCCGGCTGA
- a CDS encoding HAD family phosphatase → MTAAAIAAVVLDMDGIITDTETLWDEVRRGMAAEDGVPWPAGATEAMMGMSTPEWSTFLAREVGLRGEPGELAGRTIDGMAAHYRAGVPLMPGAVEAIHRLSARWPLGLASSSPRRLIDTVLAELGVTDRFAATVSTEEVAAGKPSPDGYLRACELLGVEPAAAVAIEDSSNGVRSAAAAGMRVIAIPHDAYDVAPDALELAAVRLGSLDEVTVERVEALAR, encoded by the coding sequence ATGACCGCAGCCGCCATCGCCGCCGTCGTCCTGGACATGGACGGCATCATCACCGACACCGAGACGCTCTGGGACGAGGTCCGCCGGGGCATGGCCGCCGAGGACGGCGTCCCGTGGCCCGCGGGGGCCACCGAGGCGATGATGGGCATGTCCACCCCGGAGTGGTCCACGTTCCTCGCGCGCGAGGTCGGTCTTCGGGGTGAGCCCGGCGAGCTCGCCGGCCGCACGATCGACGGCATGGCCGCCCACTACCGTGCCGGCGTCCCGCTCATGCCCGGCGCGGTCGAGGCGATCCACCGCCTCTCCGCCCGGTGGCCGCTCGGGCTGGCCTCGTCCAGCCCGCGGCGGCTGATCGACACCGTCCTGGCCGAGCTGGGGGTGACCGACCGCTTCGCCGCGACGGTCTCCACCGAGGAGGTCGCGGCAGGCAAGCCCTCCCCGGACGGGTACCTGCGCGCGTGCGAGCTCCTCGGCGTCGAGCCCGCCGCCGCCGTCGCCATCGAGGACTCCTCCAACGGCGTCCGGTCGGCCGCGGCGGCAGGGATGCGCGTGATCGCCATCCCGCACGACGCCTACGACGTCGCCCCGGACGCCCTCGAGCTCGCCGCCGTGCGCCTGGGCAGCCTGGACGAGGTGACGGTCGAGCGGGTGGAGGCGCTCGCCCGGTAG
- a CDS encoding CPBP family intramembrane glutamic endopeptidase, which yields MDTTTTTAPTTRRRLRGEILIVLGLSLGEAAVYAVVNILARLTLTTPLGEQTTALNPSRSPRPYLDLTYQLLGIGFALVPVALALFLLSEPGRRATARIGLDGARPWRDLAAGAGLAALIGVPGLGLYLLGRALGVTVEVQASALAEHWWTVPVLVLAALKNALLEEVVVAGYLIERLEQLGWGPRAVVATSALVRGAYHLYQGFGPLLGNVVMGVVFGEYYRRRRRTMPLVVAHTLIDVVAFVGYALLPAAALAALGLA from the coding sequence GTGGACACGACGACAACGACCGCACCGACGACGCGCCGACGCCTGCGTGGCGAGATCCTCATCGTCCTGGGCCTCTCCCTGGGCGAGGCGGCCGTCTACGCGGTGGTCAACATCCTCGCCCGCCTCACCCTCACCACGCCGCTCGGCGAGCAGACCACCGCCCTGAACCCCTCCCGCTCGCCGCGGCCGTACCTCGACCTCACCTACCAGCTCCTCGGCATCGGGTTCGCCCTCGTCCCCGTGGCCCTGGCCCTGTTCCTCCTGTCCGAGCCCGGCCGGCGGGCCACGGCGCGCATCGGCCTCGACGGCGCCCGGCCGTGGCGCGACCTCGCCGCGGGCGCGGGCCTCGCCGCCCTCATCGGTGTCCCGGGCCTCGGTCTGTACCTGCTCGGCCGCGCCCTGGGCGTGACCGTGGAGGTCCAGGCCTCGGCGCTCGCGGAGCACTGGTGGACCGTGCCCGTCCTGGTCCTCGCGGCGCTGAAGAACGCCCTCCTCGAGGAGGTCGTCGTGGCCGGGTACCTCATCGAGCGGCTCGAGCAGCTCGGCTGGGGGCCGCGCGCCGTTGTCGCCACGAGCGCGCTGGTGCGCGGGGCGTACCACCTGTACCAGGGCTTCGGACCGCTGCTGGGCAACGTCGTCATGGGCGTCGTGTTCGGCGAGTACTACCGCCGCCGACGGCGCACCATGCCGCTCGTCGTCGCGCACACCCTCATCGACGTGGTCGCCTTCGTCGGCTACGCCCTGCTCCCGGCCGCGGCGCTCGCCGCCCTCGGACTGGCCTGA
- a CDS encoding DUF308 domain-containing protein gives MVRVVDPRRRLVQELAVHTARRWWFPVLRGLLAVGLGVVAVAAPLGTVVALVRLLGVFVLLDGVLGVLRAARSWGWPGAGLLLVQGVGGLGAGLLLLLQPALTAQAVLVLAGLGAVVVGVVTVVLATGQRDLSPVWTWSAAGVVVVAVFGVVLLLVPAAVVGTLAALVGVFAIVVGAVNLAEGLRLRRMWVGLRR, from the coding sequence ATGGTGCGGGTGGTGGACCCCCGGCGGCGGCTCGTCCAGGAGCTCGCGGTCCACACCGCGCGTCGGTGGTGGTTCCCCGTGCTGCGCGGGCTCCTGGCTGTCGGCCTCGGCGTCGTCGCGGTCGCCGCGCCGCTGGGCACGGTCGTCGCCCTCGTCCGTCTCCTCGGGGTCTTCGTCCTGCTCGACGGCGTCCTCGGCGTGCTGCGTGCGGCGCGGTCCTGGGGGTGGCCCGGCGCCGGGCTGCTCCTCGTGCAGGGTGTCGGCGGGCTGGGCGCCGGGCTGCTGCTCCTGCTCCAGCCGGCGCTGACCGCCCAGGCGGTGCTCGTGCTCGCGGGGCTCGGGGCCGTGGTCGTGGGCGTGGTCACGGTGGTCCTCGCCACGGGCCAACGCGACCTCTCGCCCGTGTGGACGTGGTCGGCGGCCGGCGTCGTCGTCGTCGCGGTCTTCGGGGTGGTCCTGCTGCTCGTGCCCGCCGCCGTCGTGGGGACCCTGGCGGCGCTCGTGGGGGTCTTCGCGATCGTCGTCGGTGCCGTGAACCTCGCCGAGGGGCTGCGCCTGCGGCGGATGTGGGTCGGGCTGCGACGGTAG